TCCGCTATGGCGGCTCGCTGGACGGGACCGAAATTATCGCCATTATCATGGATAAAAAAACCGGCTTTTCCGTAGGCGAAATCATTATGTTCTTTAACCTGTTTATTTTAGGCAGCGCCGGATTGGTCTATACCTGGGACAAAGCCATGTATTCCCTGGTGGCTTACTTTGTCGCTTTCAAGGTGATCGACATTACAATTGAAGGTTTAGATGAGTCTAAAGGAGTTATCATCGTATCTGAGAATCCGGAGGAAATTTCCTCTGCTTTAATGGCCCGCCTTGGCCGCGGCGTAACGGTGCTCCATGGGGAAGGAGGCTATACCGGTGCGCCCAAGAAGATTCTCTATTCGGTTATGACTCGTTTAGAAATTGCTAAATTAAAGGGAATTGTCCAGGAAAAAGACGAGGAAGCCTTTGTCACCATCACCGATGTCCATGATGTAATGGGCGGCCGGGTGAAAAAGAAGGCCATTCACTAGGTAAGCACTAATTAAATAAACCTGTTGGCCT
This portion of the Propionispora hippei DSM 15287 genome encodes:
- a CDS encoding YitT family protein — protein: MLLLGSIFAAIGLEEFLIPNQIIDGGIVGISIMASHLSGFSMSIFLILLNLPFFYLGYMQIGKTFALSTLFSVLSLAFWTSILHPVPQLTTDLFLAAVFGGIIVGVGVGLIIRYGGSLDGTEIIAIIMDKKTGFSVGEIIMFFNLFILGSAGLVYTWDKAMYSLVAYFVAFKVIDITIEGLDESKGVIIVSENPEEISSALMARLGRGVTVLHGEGGYTGAPKKILYSVMTRLEIAKLKGIVQEKDEEAFVTITDVHDVMGGRVKKKAIH